One Clostridium sp. CM027 genomic window carries:
- a CDS encoding alpha/beta fold hydrolase, which yields MKSLFKKDTTSRGSKTNLLLQLRFLLPLLTAVIIALYIIVIRPHLMITMKTVPIELGFALILILSLVVAIATLFISILIAVIIAVCTRKKARITPWLLKLRSQLIVAVVLLFVNVVSILCSQWMAYTPPILGDNGKPLVGSIATLEKVSLGGSDQWITIRGKNKNNPVLLFLAGGPGGTQLAATREQLKKLEDNYVVVNWDQPGAGKSINAVPLKSITPERYISDGHELTQYLCNRFKQEKVYVLGESWGSALGILLVQCYPELFSAFIGTGQMVEFVETDVRMYELVLKMAKDSRDIKQIEKMKNQGLPPYHGKDVVWKFSTLSQYLSKHMTKNSEIERAGYNTFGEIGGTEYGLCDKVNYFFGLVTTFNHVYPQLYNLDLRKQAIKLDVPVYFMEGRHDVNASPVLVEDYFNSLKAPSKELIWFEHSGHDPWRNEPDKFVDLMINLILKETKIK from the coding sequence ATGAAATCATTATTTAAAAAAGATACAACTTCTCGTGGGTCAAAAACCAATTTGTTGCTTCAACTACGTTTTCTTTTACCGCTACTCACAGCAGTTATAATCGCTTTGTATATTATTGTTATACGCCCACATCTTATGATTACAATGAAAACTGTCCCTATAGAGTTAGGGTTTGCGTTAATATTGATACTTTCTTTGGTTGTAGCAATAGCAACTCTTTTCATCTCAATTTTGATTGCAGTAATTATTGCTGTTTGTACACGTAAAAAAGCAAGGATAACGCCCTGGCTTTTGAAACTGCGGAGTCAGTTGATTGTAGCAGTAGTATTATTATTTGTGAATGTTGTTTCTATACTATGTAGCCAGTGGATGGCATACACGCCACCTATACTTGGAGATAATGGCAAACCATTAGTGGGTAGTATTGCTACCTTAGAGAAAGTAAGTCTAGGTGGTAGTGATCAGTGGATAACTATTCGTGGAAAAAATAAAAATAATCCGGTGCTACTTTTTCTAGCTGGTGGTCCCGGTGGAACACAGCTAGCCGCAACCAGAGAGCAACTAAAAAAACTTGAAGATAATTATGTGGTTGTTAACTGGGATCAACCAGGGGCGGGTAAGTCAATTAATGCTGTACCTCTTAAATCAATTACCCCTGAGCGATATATTTCTGATGGACATGAGCTAACACAGTACCTGTGCAATAGATTTAAACAAGAAAAGGTATATGTACTTGGTGAGTCGTGGGGGAGTGCACTAGGTATATTGCTTGTGCAATGTTACCCAGAACTATTTTCTGCTTTTATTGGTACTGGTCAGATGGTTGAATTCGTTGAAACCGATGTCCGTATGTATGAACTAGTGCTTAAGATGGCAAAAGATAGCAGAGATATAAAACAAATTGAAAAAATGAAAAATCAAGGCCTGCCACCATACCATGGTAAAGATGTAGTTTGGAAATTTTCTACCCTCTCACAGTACTTGAGTAAACATATGACAAAAAATTCTGAAATTGAGAGAGCAGGATATAATACATTTGGTGAAATTGGAGGTACTGAGTATGGGTTATGCGATAAAGTAAATTATTTTTTTGGTTTAGTTACTACTTTTAATCATGTCTATCCTCAGTTATACAATTTAGATCTACGTAAACAAGCTATAAAGTTAGATGTTCCAGTGTACTTTATGGAAGGTCGTCACGATGTCAACGCGTCACCAGTATTGGTTGAGGATTATTTCAATTCACTAAAAGCCCCTTCTAAAGAGCTCATTTGGTTTGAACACTCAGGGCACGATCCATGGAGAAACGAACCAGACAAGTTTGTTGATTTGATGATAAATTTGATATTGAAGGAAACAAAGATAAAGTAA
- the lexA gene encoding transcriptional repressor LexA — MLTEKKDKQSEIYNFIKKQVQLKGYPPSVREICDGVGLRSTSTVHGHLARLEKKGFIRRDPTKPRAIELIKDSVIRKELIDIPIIGKITAGKPILAVENVEDTFTLPLNFTKTNNELFMLKVSGSSMIEAGILDKDLAIIEKINTAKNGDIVVALIDNEATIKRFFKEKDHIRLQPENSTMSPIIVDDCVILGVLVGIYRKY; from the coding sequence ATGTTAACTGAAAAAAAAGATAAGCAAAGTGAAATATATAACTTTATAAAGAAACAGGTACAACTAAAAGGATATCCACCTTCAGTCAGAGAAATATGTGATGGCGTAGGATTAAGATCTACTTCGACTGTTCATGGGCATTTAGCAAGACTAGAAAAAAAAGGATTTATCCGTAGAGACCCTACCAAGCCTCGTGCAATTGAATTAATAAAGGATTCTGTCATAAGAAAAGAACTTATAGATATACCTATTATAGGGAAAATCACTGCTGGCAAACCAATACTCGCAGTTGAAAATGTTGAAGATACATTTACACTTCCTTTAAATTTCACTAAAACCAATAATGAACTATTTATGCTTAAAGTTTCTGGTAGCAGCATGATTGAAGCAGGAATATTGGATAAAGACCTTGCTATAATTGAGAAAATCAATACCGCTAAAAATGGCGATATAGTTGTAGCTCTTATTGATAATGAAGCAACTATTAAAAGATTTTTCAAGGAAAAAGATCATATAAGGCTTCAGCCTGAAAATTCAACTATGTCCCCTATCATAGTTGATGACTGTGTAATTTTAGGTGTACTTGTTGGTATTTACAGAAAGTATTAA
- a CDS encoding ATP-binding protein, which yields MQTSTLSFYNPNNLSHQELVDRFVIRKKEFQKIFKDIKNSDMKYPEQHYIIEGQRGYGKTTLLKRIYFEIKGDKQLKAKFIPVIFPEEQYSIRRLFKLWEVTAANLEMENDEFVGLYDEMDKYAEVEDYEDICFKILEQKLKEKNKKLILLIDDTFGILKKFKIYEQQKLREILLTSAEIRIIGASSEVLEFTFDYSNPFYNFFNLIKLEGLNSEETVEFFEKLGGIFNKKGINEILKSNSGKIEALRRLTGGVPRIMALLFDILNVDNGPVFKQLDTLLDRVTPLYKHTMDRLSPVQQEIVDVIALRFDAITTKEIADKIRMQSKEVSAQLNQLEKNGVINKTPVNKKNYMYKIKERFFNIWYMMRFGGEKEKQQVKWLVGFFESWCNKEDLINKSEKNEKNEKNENDFNTIYVLSETLLSNDRIEESLEKARLFLRSANNTDKYNKSINEYLIFLMAKKQYNSLFKMFNEAEFKLKDKFKPTYYALMYFMKNQNEKFEIEYKKVGKELEETVEEIIEKVKSSPAVL from the coding sequence ATGCAAACTAGTACTTTAAGTTTTTATAATCCCAATAATTTATCGCATCAAGAATTAGTTGATAGATTTGTAATAAGGAAAAAAGAATTTCAAAAGATTTTTAAAGATATAAAAAATTCTGACATGAAATATCCAGAGCAGCATTATATCATAGAAGGTCAAAGAGGATATGGTAAAACAACTTTATTAAAAAGAATATACTTTGAAATAAAAGGAGATAAGCAGCTAAAAGCAAAGTTTATCCCTGTTATATTTCCTGAGGAGCAATACAGTATACGGAGACTGTTTAAACTTTGGGAGGTAACGGCTGCGAATCTTGAAATGGAAAATGATGAGTTTGTAGGGCTTTATGATGAAATGGATAAATATGCAGAGGTAGAAGACTACGAAGATATATGCTTTAAAATACTTGAGCAAAAACTTAAAGAAAAAAATAAAAAATTAATACTATTAATAGATGATACTTTCGGTATTCTAAAGAAGTTTAAAATCTATGAGCAGCAAAAACTTAGAGAAATTCTATTAACCTCTGCTGAAATTCGAATTATAGGAGCATCTTCAGAAGTTTTAGAATTTACTTTTGATTATAGTAATCCCTTCTATAACTTCTTTAATCTGATAAAATTAGAAGGATTAAATTCAGAAGAAACTGTGGAATTTTTTGAAAAGTTAGGTGGAATTTTTAATAAGAAGGGTATAAATGAGATACTTAAAAGTAACAGTGGGAAAATAGAAGCTTTAAGGCGGTTAACAGGTGGGGTGCCAAGAATCATGGCATTACTTTTCGATATTTTAAATGTTGACAACGGACCCGTATTTAAACAATTAGATACATTACTAGATAGAGTAACACCTCTTTATAAACATACAATGGATAGGTTATCTCCAGTGCAACAGGAAATTGTTGATGTTATAGCTTTACGCTTTGATGCCATAACCACAAAAGAAATAGCAGATAAAATAAGAATGCAAAGTAAAGAAGTATCCGCTCAGTTAAATCAATTAGAAAAAAACGGAGTAATAAATAAAACACCTGTAAATAAGAAAAATTATATGTACAAAATAAAAGAACGATTTTTTAACATATGGTATATGATGAGGTTTGGGGGAGAAAAAGAAAAACAGCAGGTGAAATGGCTTGTGGGTTTTTTTGAAAGCTGGTGCAATAAAGAGGACCTAATTAACAAAAGTGAAAAAAATGAAAAAAATGAAAAAAATGAAAATGATTTTAATACCATTTATGTTTTATCTGAAACCTTACTTTCTAATGATCGAATAGAAGAATCCTTAGAAAAAGCTCGCTTATTTTTAAGATCAGCTAATAATACAGATAAATATAATAAATCTATTAATGAATATTTAATTTTTCTAATGGCTAAAAAACAATACAATTCCTTATTTAAAATGTTTAATGAAGCTGAATTTAAGCTAAAGGATAAATTTAAGCCTACTTATTATGCGTTAATGTATTTTATGAAAAATCAAAATGAAAAATTTGAAATTGAGTATAAAAAAGTTGGAAAAGAATTAGAGGAAACTGTTGAAGAGATTATTGAAAAAGTTAAATCATCACCTGCGGTGCTGTAA
- a CDS encoding ABC transporter ATP-binding protein, which produces MKKLTDNIRKISPFVKPYRRALIGAILFIVVASIFTAIAPKIEGLITTSLAKDVVNIAKGIKGASVNFNYILRVLVILAFIYIFGTLSTYAASLLLTNSIQNTMEDLRNAVQGKIRKLPISYFDKNSYGDMLSRITNDIDTISNALQQSFSQVINSILAITLAIAMMFTINIKLALVAILIIPISYLVSKFIVSKSQNLFYRQQNVLGELNGKVQEIYTGFNEIKLYGKQEDAIKDFENINEELFNTGFKAQFISSIISPLVSLVSYLGIAAIGILGATYAINGIMTVGNLQASIRYIWQINQPISQVTQLSAAIQSAFAAIERVFEILDEKEEIPDKASFIKLANVRGNVTFEHVKFGYSGDKILIEDLNAEIKSGQMVAIVGPTGAGKTTLINLLMRFYDIQGGAIKIDGVDTRDMKREDLRSIFGMVLQDTWLYNGTIYENIEYGRFGATKEEIIEAAKIANVHHFIKTLPDGYNMFLNEEASNISQGEKQLLTIARAIISNPAILILDEATSSVDTRLEILLQKAMRNIMKGRTSFVIAHRLSTIRNADLILVIDEGNIIEQGTHNELMKKGSFYEKLYNSQFGSPVAN; this is translated from the coding sequence ATGAAAAAGTTAACGGATAATATAAGAAAAATTTCTCCCTTCGTAAAACCATATAGGAGAGCACTGATTGGCGCAATTTTATTTATAGTAGTAGCGTCTATTTTTACTGCTATTGCTCCAAAAATAGAGGGATTAATTACAACTAGTCTTGCCAAAGATGTTGTGAATATAGCAAAAGGTATAAAAGGAGCTTCAGTTAACTTTAATTATATTTTAAGGGTATTGGTAATATTGGCTTTTATTTATATATTTGGAACATTATCAACATATGCAGCAAGTTTGTTGTTAACTAATTCTATTCAAAACACTATGGAAGATTTAAGAAATGCTGTACAAGGTAAAATTAGAAAATTACCTATAAGTTATTTTGATAAAAATAGCTATGGGGATATGCTGAGCCGCATAACAAATGATATAGATACTATCTCTAATGCACTTCAACAGAGTTTTAGCCAAGTTATAAATTCAATATTGGCAATAACTCTAGCTATTGCGATGATGTTTACAATTAATATAAAACTTGCATTGGTAGCTATACTTATAATACCGATAAGTTATTTAGTGTCAAAATTTATAGTAAGTAAATCACAAAATTTATTTTATAGACAGCAAAATGTTTTGGGGGAATTAAATGGTAAAGTGCAAGAAATATATACTGGTTTTAACGAAATAAAGCTGTATGGAAAGCAAGAAGATGCTATAAAAGATTTTGAAAATATTAATGAAGAACTTTTTAATACTGGATTTAAGGCGCAATTTATATCTAGTATAATTTCTCCATTAGTTTCATTGGTAAGTTATTTAGGAATTGCAGCCATTGGAATTCTTGGCGCAACATATGCTATAAATGGAATAATGACAGTGGGTAATCTTCAAGCATCTATTCGTTATATCTGGCAAATAAACCAACCAATTTCTCAAGTAACACAATTATCTGCTGCAATACAATCAGCCTTTGCGGCAATTGAACGTGTATTTGAAATATTAGATGAGAAGGAGGAGATTCCAGATAAAGCCTCTTTTATAAAGCTCGCGAATGTACGTGGAAATGTTACTTTTGAACATGTCAAATTTGGATATAGTGGAGATAAGATTTTAATTGAGGACTTAAACGCAGAGATAAAAAGTGGTCAGATGGTTGCTATTGTAGGTCCAACAGGAGCAGGTAAAACAACATTAATAAATTTATTAATGAGATTTTATGATATTCAAGGGGGAGCTATAAAGATAGATGGAGTGGATACTAGAGATATGAAACGTGAAGATTTACGTTCTATATTCGGTATGGTTCTTCAGGATACTTGGCTATATAATGGAACAATTTATGAAAACATTGAGTATGGTAGATTTGGAGCTACCAAGGAAGAAATTATTGAAGCGGCTAAAATAGCTAACGTACATCACTTTATTAAAACACTTCCAGATGGGTATAACATGTTTCTAAACGAAGAGGCTTCTAACATATCTCAAGGAGAGAAACAACTTTTGACTATAGCAAGAGCTATAATATCAAATCCAGCAATATTAATATTAGATGAAGCAACTAGTTCAGTTGACACTAGATTAGAAATATTACTTCAAAAAGCTATGAGGAATATAATGAAAGGAAGAACTAGCTTTGTTATTGCACATAGACTTTCAACTATTCGTAATGCAGATTTAATATTGGTTATAGATGAAGGAAATATTATAGAACAAGGAACCCATAATGAGTTAATGAAAAAGGGCAGTTTCTATGAAAAACTCTATAATAGTCAGTTTGGGAGTCCGGTAGCAAATTAA
- a CDS encoding response regulator transcription factor translates to MNVLIAEDEKDIRILLKLELEQEGYSVFAAEDGIEALEIIRNKAIDIAILDVMMPRLDGFNLLRKIRQTSNLPVIFLTARGDDMDKILGLGIGADDYIVKPFSMPELLARVGAQLRRNLEYSVQNTHAFSKIKYGSLCLDKDACCVYKEDVLVVLNAKEYMLLKYLMENPERVFTRKQLYKAVWDEDIYCDNNTIMVHISHIRNKIETDPRNPEYVKTIRGIGYKFHKQSTVSL, encoded by the coding sequence TTGAATGTATTAATCGCAGAAGATGAAAAGGACATCAGAATCCTTTTAAAGTTAGAGCTTGAGCAGGAGGGATACTCTGTATTTGCTGCAGAGGATGGCATTGAGGCTTTAGAAATCATACGAAACAAAGCAATTGATATTGCTATCCTTGATGTTATGATGCCACGACTGGATGGATTCAATCTGCTACGAAAAATCCGTCAAACAAGTAATCTTCCTGTCATATTTCTAACCGCTAGAGGTGATGATATGGACAAGATTTTAGGACTCGGGATTGGTGCTGATGATTACATAGTAAAGCCGTTTAGCATGCCAGAACTGCTTGCAAGAGTTGGTGCACAGCTTAGGCGAAACCTTGAATACTCGGTGCAAAATACGCACGCATTCTCCAAAATAAAGTATGGCAGCTTGTGCTTGGATAAAGATGCCTGCTGCGTCTATAAAGAGGATGTGCTGGTGGTACTGAATGCAAAAGAATATATGTTGCTTAAGTACCTTATGGAGAATCCGGAAAGGGTTTTTACCAGAAAGCAGTTATACAAGGCAGTATGGGATGAGGATATTTATTGTGACAATAACACCATTATGGTGCATATAAGTCATATCAGAAATAAGATTGAGACTGATCCAAGAAATCCGGAATATGTCAAAACCATTAGGGGTATTGGATATAAGTTTCATAAACAGAGCACGGTTAGCTTATGA
- a CDS encoding DUF1349 domain-containing protein yields the protein MFEISDKEEKWFFKPRNYVIGRDRVEIITDPNTDFWQRTYYGFRNDNAHVLYITTDERYFSFTVKAEFNSTALFDQCGVAIYQNSENWVKAGIEFHDNNTAWLGSVVTNHGYSDWATTDIGAFVNCMWYRLSRRESDYCLENSFDGVNFKQMRIFHLFEGEKEINIGLLACSPSKNSFKAVFTEMKIGDCLWKEHK from the coding sequence ATGTTTGAAATTAGTGATAAAGAAGAAAAATGGTTTTTTAAACCTCGAAATTATGTAATTGGAAGAGATAGAGTTGAAATTATAACAGACCCTAACACTGATTTTTGGCAAAGAACTTATTATGGATTTAGAAATGATAATGCTCATGTTCTTTATATTACAACAGATGAAAGATATTTTTCATTTACAGTAAAGGCAGAGTTTAATAGTACAGCATTGTTTGACCAATGTGGAGTTGCAATTTATCAAAACAGTGAAAATTGGGTAAAGGCAGGAATAGAATTTCATGACAATAATACTGCATGGCTTGGAAGTGTGGTAACAAATCATGGATATTCTGATTGGGCAACTACGGATATTGGAGCATTTGTAAATTGTATGTGGTATAGATTAAGCAGACGAGAGAGTGATTATTGTCTTGAAAATTCCTTTGATGGTGTAAATTTCAAACAGATGCGGATTTTCCACTTGTTTGAAGGTGAAAAAGAAATTAATATTGGGTTACTTGCATGTTCACCAAGTAAAAATTCTTTTAAGGCTGTTTTTACTGAAATGAAGATAGGGGATTGTTTATGGAAAGAGCATAAATAA
- a CDS encoding HAMP domain-containing sensor histidine kinase, which yields MNRKIESRFLANYVLMFIISIMIALFALMLLGFTNDVISKTLAKNNYTAESLMKDDYKRIDVEQVIYNGGGVQVINTDYEVAYSLGLNTISKGKLTTAEFTDFLMKSKSIERRYSYSIKYNSKKQFWLVVTFPTSIRIDLNFVYNKEYNSVDKQGVVGVIVAVTLLYFILLAICTVIYSKLSSISIISPLKKLCHSASRLKDGDYSSRVELNLKNEFGELEYIFNEMAEQIEQEIYLRNQSEENRKRLILNISHDLKNPLASIMGYAEFSYNKPDLSKEEYRTYMKVICENSVRVNNLVTNLFELSKMESSKYLLNKTRVDICEYMREEIGFFITTFDKAQFTYDFEIPEKEIFIDIDLKQMNRVIQNLVSNTIKYNPKGTLLMISLFEQGDGVVIIFKDNGIGMPSEIAKDIFNPFFVSNKNWKYLRKQTKYL from the coding sequence ATGAACAGAAAAATAGAAAGCAGATTCTTAGCAAACTATGTCCTCATGTTTATTATTTCCATAATGATAGCTCTATTCGCACTTATGCTTTTAGGTTTTACAAACGATGTTATATCCAAGACCCTTGCTAAGAATAATTATACTGCAGAAAGCCTAATGAAGGATGATTATAAAAGGATTGACGTAGAACAGGTTATTTATAATGGCGGCGGTGTACAGGTAATTAACACCGATTATGAAGTTGCATATTCTTTAGGGCTTAACACTATTTCAAAAGGTAAACTTACCACAGCGGAGTTTACTGATTTTTTGATGAAGAGTAAAAGTATTGAAAGACGTTATAGCTATAGTATTAAATATAATTCTAAAAAGCAATTTTGGCTGGTAGTGACGTTTCCAACTTCTATTAGAATTGATTTGAATTTCGTATACAACAAAGAATACAATTCCGTTGATAAACAGGGAGTAGTTGGTGTTATTGTTGCTGTTACCTTACTTTACTTCATACTGCTTGCAATATGCACCGTGATATATTCAAAGCTATCATCTATAAGCATTATAAGCCCATTAAAGAAACTTTGTCACAGTGCTTCTCGATTGAAAGATGGAGATTATTCTTCAAGAGTTGAGCTTAATTTGAAAAATGAGTTTGGAGAATTAGAATATATATTTAACGAAATGGCAGAACAAATTGAACAGGAAATATATCTTAGAAATCAGTCTGAAGAAAACCGTAAAAGGCTTATACTTAATATTTCTCATGATCTTAAAAACCCTCTTGCAAGTATTATGGGTTATGCAGAGTTTAGCTATAACAAACCTGATTTATCAAAAGAAGAATACCGTACATACATGAAAGTAATATGTGAAAACAGCGTAAGAGTAAATAATTTAGTTACTAACCTATTTGAGCTGTCTAAAATGGAAAGTTCGAAATATTTATTGAATAAAACCAGAGTTGATATATGTGAGTATATGAGGGAAGAAATAGGTTTTTTTATAACTACATTTGATAAGGCACAATTTACATATGATTTTGAGATACCAGAAAAAGAAATCTTTATTGACATCGATTTAAAGCAGATGAATAGAGTAATCCAAAATCTTGTTTCTAATACAATAAAATATAATCCCAAAGGAACACTCTTAATGATCAGCTTATTTGAGCAGGGTGATGGAGTCGTTATTATCTTTAAGGATAATGGGATTGGAATGCCTTCAGAAATCGCAAAAGATATATTTAATCCATTTTTTGTGTCAAATAAGAATTGGAAGTATCTGAGAAAACAGACTAAATATTTGTAG
- a CDS encoding methionine gamma-lyase family protein, with amino-acid sequence MIDITKVYLQKKYKISSKTLKLYDIAIQDVQDEFKILDEIREFNQLKVLTALQDERISECHFTNSSGYGYGDIGRDSLDKVYARIFNCESALVRPHFVNGTHAIGASLFGNLRPNDTMISVCGTPYDTLLNIIGINAKEDIGSLKDYGVKYKQLELNDNSKVDIDLMKKTLIEDKSIKLIHIQRSTGYGWRKALLISEIDDIISAAKAINPKVICFVDNCYGEFIDVTEPTDVGADIVAGSLIKNIGGGIAPTGGYIAGKEEYVRQASYRLTTPGIGGECGSTFGVMRSLYQGLFIAPHIAMEALKGAIFCARIMELAGFEVLPKYTDKRSDIIQAIKFNDKEKLINFCRGIQEGSPIDSFVQCEPWDMPGYEDKVIMAAGAFIQGASIELSADAPIREPYIAYLQGGLTFDHAKIGILIALSRVI; translated from the coding sequence ATGATAGACATAACAAAAGTATACCTTCAAAAGAAGTATAAAATAAGTTCAAAAACGCTAAAACTCTATGATATAGCAATACAAGATGTACAAGATGAGTTTAAAATTCTTGATGAAATAAGAGAGTTTAATCAACTTAAGGTTTTGACCGCACTACAAGATGAACGAATTAGCGAATGCCATTTTACAAATTCATCTGGATACGGTTATGGCGATATTGGGAGAGATTCATTAGATAAAGTATATGCAAGAATTTTCAATTGTGAGAGTGCACTCGTTCGGCCGCATTTCGTAAATGGAACACATGCAATTGGAGCGTCCTTATTTGGTAATTTAAGACCTAATGATACCATGATATCGGTATGCGGAACACCTTATGATACACTTCTTAATATAATAGGTATAAATGCTAAGGAGGATATAGGCTCATTAAAAGATTATGGTGTAAAATATAAACAATTAGAATTAAACGATAACTCTAAAGTTGATATTGATTTAATGAAAAAGACACTGATTGAAGATAAGTCAATAAAGCTAATTCATATTCAAAGATCTACTGGATATGGCTGGAGAAAAGCATTATTAATTTCTGAAATAGATGATATTATAAGCGCTGCAAAAGCTATAAATCCAAAGGTTATTTGTTTTGTAGATAATTGTTATGGTGAATTTATTGATGTTACGGAGCCTACAGATGTAGGAGCAGATATAGTTGCTGGATCCCTCATAAAAAATATTGGTGGTGGAATTGCACCTACAGGTGGATATATTGCAGGTAAAGAAGAATATGTACGACAAGCTTCTTACAGACTAACAACTCCTGGAATAGGAGGGGAATGTGGTTCTACGTTTGGAGTTATGCGTTCTTTATATCAAGGACTATTCATAGCACCACATATAGCTATGGAAGCATTGAAGGGCGCTATTTTCTGTGCAAGAATTATGGAACTTGCAGGTTTTGAAGTTCTTCCTAAGTATACTGATAAAAGAAGTGATATAATTCAAGCAATTAAATTTAATGATAAGGAAAAGTTAATTAATTTCTGTAGGGGTATACAAGAGGGGTCTCCCATTGATTCTTTTGTTCAATGTGAACCGTGGGACATGCCAGGATATGAAGATAAGGTTATAATGGCAGCAGGTGCATTTATTCAGGGAGCATCTATAGAATTATCTGCAGACGCTCCAATAAGAGAGCCTTATATAGCATATTTACAGGGTGGATTAACGTTTGATCATGCTAAAATTGGAATACTAATAGCACTTTCAAGAGTTATTTGA